The DNA window TTTCGAGAAGCCCAAAACCGAATGGACACGACCTCCGTCTCGGGCCCCGAACGCGCCGAACTCCTTTCCGGGCTCGGCCTCGCCCAGCAGCGCCTTGGGCACATCCAGAACGCCCACCGAACCTACGATGCCGCCCTCCGCGTGGATGCAAATTCCCCGACGGCTCTTCGGTACTATGCCTATAGCCTCGCTCAACAGGGCACCCAACTGGACCGGGCGCTGGCGCTGGCTCAGCGCGCTCTGGAGACCGCCGGGCCCACGGCCGATGTTCTTGACACGCTCGGGTGGGTTTATTTCAAGCGAAAAAACTACACACAGGCCGAATCCACGTTCGAGCGCGCCCTCTCAATAGGAGGGGCTTCCGCCCGCGTTTACGAGCATTTTGGCGATGTCCAGCGTGCCCTTGGCAACGAGTCGGACGCTCGTACGTATTGGCACAAGGCGCTCGAACGAGACCCGGACCGTGAATCTGTGAAACGGAAACTCGATTCGAGTCCGCAGAGCTGACGTTCGTAACGCGATCCTCCCGCCTGTCCTCCGTGCTAGAACTGCCCCTGTTCGTGCCCTCTCGTCGTCCGCCGCGCCCCCTCCTGCTTCTCGCACTGGCATGTAGTCTGGGCCTGCTCGGCTGCAGCGGTCCGTCCTCTACCCGGGCTCCTTCGGCTCTCCCCTCCGCCTTTCCCAATCACTCCGCCGATCAGATTCGGACGCGCCTGCAACAACCGAGCGATACCCTCCAGCGGTACGCCGCCGAGGCCCGCGTGTCCGTCCGTACCCCCTCGGAGAACCGATCGTTCAACGCCCAGATCCGGCAAGAAAAGGCCGACTCGCTCTTCATGCGGTTCAGCCTCTTCGGCTTTGAAGGCGGCCGCATGCTGCTGACCCCCGATAGTGTCTTCTTCTACGACAGCCGCAAGCAAACCCTGCGTGTCGGGCCAGTGGCAAAGGCGCAGCAGATTCTCCCGGCCCCCGTTGCCTCCGACGAGGTGTTCGACAACATGCTCGGCCTCGCGTCTCCGGACGGCCCCACCGACTGGACCGTAACAGCCGACAGTACGCGCTACTACCTCTCTGACCCTGAGGAGCACCGGCGCTGGACGGTGGATCCCCGTCACTGGCGCGTCGTCCGATTTACGCGGACGGACGGAAACGGCACGATTCTCGAAAAGCGCCGATTTTCCAACTTTCACACCACGCAGGGGCTGACGCTGCCCCGCCGTGTGATCTTCGAGCGCCCACAGGAAAACTTGAGGGCCCAAATCGACTATAAGCAGATTCAACTGAATCCGTCGCGCTTGTCCTTCACCCTGGGCGTTCCCCCAAACGTGCCCCGCCGCCCCCTCCGCTAAGCGGCACGCCTGTACAACCGACCGGCTTTCCCGATGCCTCCGACGTGGTCTTCCGATAGGAGTAGTGCCCCGCGTTCGGGCCTCCGATGGGGCCTGCTGTTCGTGGCGTGGATGCTCCTCACACTTCCCGTTCAGGCCCAGGAAGACCTGCAGGCCCGTCGTGCCTCCACCGAAGACCGCCTGCAAAACCTGAAGCAGCAAATTCAGCAGGACCAGTCTCGCCTTCAAGAGACGACCAAAGCCGAAGAGGCCACCCAGGAAAAGCTGGAATCCCTCCAGCGCGAGATTGCGCTCCGCGAAGAGCTGGTCTCCACCTACCAGCAACGGCTCGACGAGCTCGAACAAGAACGAACGACCCTTCGCAACAAGCTCCGGGACCTGCAGGACCGGCTCGACGACCTTCAGCAGGAGTACCGGAAACGGGTGGTACACGCCTATAAGTACAACCGCATTCCGGACCTGGCCCTCATCCTTGCCTCCCGCTCCATCAACCAAATGCTGGTTCGCATCCGCTACCTCCAGCGCTTTGCACAGCAGCGGCAGGCCCAGCGCTCCGACGTAAAACAAGCCGCGGCTCAGGTGCGGGCCTCCCGCAAGAAGCTCAAACAGAAGCAGGCCCAGACGGAAGAGCTACTCGCCAACGCGCGTCTGGAGCGCGAAAACCTGGAGGCCCTCAAAGCCGACCGGCAGCAGGTGATTTCCCAACTTCGC is part of the Salinibacter sp. 10B genome and encodes:
- a CDS encoding DUF4292 domain-containing protein, whose protein sequence is MPSRRPPRPLLLLALACSLGLLGCSGPSSTRAPSALPSAFPNHSADQIRTRLQQPSDTLQRYAAEARVSVRTPSENRSFNAQIRQEKADSLFMRFSLFGFEGGRMLLTPDSVFFYDSRKQTLRVGPVAKAQQILPAPVASDEVFDNMLGLASPDGPTDWTVTADSTRYYLSDPEEHRRWTVDPRHWRVVRFTRTDGNGTILEKRRFSNFHTTQGLTLPRRVIFERPQENLRAQIDYKQIQLNPSRLSFTLGVPPNVPRRPLR
- a CDS encoding peptidoglycan DD-metalloendopeptidase family protein, producing MPPTWSSDRSSAPRSGLRWGLLFVAWMLLTLPVQAQEDLQARRASTEDRLQNLKQQIQQDQSRLQETTKAEEATQEKLESLQREIALREELVSTYQQRLDELEQERTTLRNKLRDLQDRLDDLQQEYRKRVVHAYKYNRIPDLALILASRSINQMLVRIRYLQRFAQQRQAQRSDVKQAAAQVRASRKKLKQKQAQTEELLANARLERENLEALKADRQQVISQLRSRRSELEEQIQQKQAQARQIEEQIRQIVAKVERRQEQKPEAQQAEQAALSANLSASFKQNKGELPWPAKGAITEGFGNRVDPVHGTETYHPGILIATNPEEQVRSVFKGTVSGVDFVPGYGTYLVVRHGEYLSVYSNFSTLYVEQGDDVAAGEVIGLAGTDEQPRGAGVFFAVFDRGQSTSVDPTAWLTAR